From Xenopus laevis strain J_2021 chromosome 7L, Xenopus_laevis_v10.1, whole genome shotgun sequence, one genomic window encodes:
- the LOC108696943 gene encoding V-type proton ATPase subunit F-like, with translation MAGGLVRGKLIAVIGDKDTVTSFLLGGIGELNKNRKPNFLVVEKETSVTEIEETFRSFLNRNDIGIILINQFIAEMIRHVIDTHTISIPAVLEIPSKEYPYDATKDSILRRAKGMFTMEDLR, from the coding sequence ATGGCCGGGGGTCTAGTTCGAGGCAAGCTGATAGCGGTTATCGGGGACAAGGACACCGTCACCAGCTTCTTACTCGGTGGAATCGGGGAGCTGAACAAGAACCGGAAACCCAATTTTTTGGTGGTGGAGAAGGAGACGAGCGTAACCGAGATCGAAGAGACGTTTAGAAGTTTTCTAAATCGTAATGATATAGGCATTATTTTGATCAACCAGTTCATTGCCGAGATGATCCGTCATGTAATTGACACGCACACCATCTCCATCCCTGCAGTACTTGAGATTCCTTCAAAAGAATATCCGTATGATGCAACCAAGGACTCTATACTGCGCAGAGCCAAGGGAATGTTTACAATGGAGGATTTGCGGTAA